In Colwellia sp. M166, a genomic segment contains:
- the yaaA gene encoding peroxide stress protein YaaA: protein MLLVVSPAKNLDYESTVATEKFSQPELLTHSKVLMKKCKTLTPADISSLMSISDKLAGLNAARFGEWTTPFTPENARQAILAFNGDVYAGLDANSFTDDDFAFAQQHMRILSGLYGLLRPLDLMQAYRLEMGKKLDNERGSNLYQFWGDIITEHLNAALAAQGDKILINLASNEYFKSVNKKVLKAEVITPAFKDWKNGQFKMISFYAKKARGLMARYIIENQISDVEKLKAFDVAGYQYSSELSKGNNWVFTRKET from the coding sequence ATGTTGCTTGTTGTTTCTCCCGCTAAAAATCTAGACTATGAGTCTACTGTTGCTACTGAAAAATTCTCTCAACCGGAGTTGTTAACACACAGTAAAGTACTGATGAAAAAGTGTAAAACACTAACACCAGCTGATATTAGTTCATTAATGTCAATCAGTGATAAATTAGCGGGCTTAAATGCGGCGCGTTTTGGTGAGTGGACAACACCTTTTACACCTGAGAATGCTAGACAAGCAATATTGGCTTTTAATGGTGATGTATACGCTGGCTTGGATGCTAACTCTTTCACTGATGATGACTTTGCTTTTGCTCAGCAGCATATGCGGATTTTATCAGGCTTATATGGCTTATTAAGACCATTAGATCTGATGCAGGCTTATCGACTCGAGATGGGCAAGAAACTCGATAATGAACGTGGTAGTAACTTATACCAATTTTGGGGGGATATTATCACTGAGCACTTAAATGCAGCACTTGCTGCTCAAGGTGACAAGATATTGATTAACTTAGCGTCTAATGAGTACTTTAAATCAGTGAATAAAAAAGTATTAAAAGCTGAGGTGATAACACCGGCATTTAAAGATTGGAAAAATGGTCAATTTAAAATGATCAGCTTTTATGCGAAAAAAGCCCGAGGTTTAATGGCGCGTTATATTATTGAAAACCAAATCAGTGATGTGGAAAAATTAAAAGCGTTTGATGTTGCTGGCTATCAATATTCGAGTGAATTAAGTAAAGGCAACAACTGGGTGTTTACTCGTAAAGAAACATAA
- a CDS encoding TonB-dependent receptor, whose amino-acid sequence MNNTFYLLGLDRIAMLFSAFNKQLISSIIVLSFMSFFSKAEQLIYFDITEKNANQALINFAQQSQQTLLFSFELATIAQSTPIKGYYSTDFALRKLLRNSGLTFSKNNDGVIAIIADESPVEKLIAVTTNDNRKQNIPPAQVSIEKIAIVGSRTARRSIIDLPVPVDILSFQQLKQSGQTDIGNMLQAVAPSFNFSKSAISDGSDVLQPATLRGLGPDQTLVLVNGKRRHQASLIHINNSVGRGTAGTDLNAIPLAAIKRIEILRDGAAAQYGSDAIAGVINLVLKDDTAQDYVEMSYGQYGQGDGASQQLEFNKTFSLLEQGFINTSLSISDFQATNRAGQDGACIYQDCISIAPEKYFTSSNNEITANRQTFEIGNPKSQQQAVVINAGYPLALGELYGFASYSKRDNTSAAFFRTARDNSTNPQLQDGQATVNNGYLPKIATSIKDMSVNLGYAFDLDNGTAIDASYTYGKNSLNYWTKNSINASYANFLRYHEAQAADDIRTTIPRTAHAYDLSLSLQTLNLDIMQDLDWATLAVGFELRRDHYQVEAGEKYSYFDYNTLDNQAQYNHDAIAGIQGFPGIAPDAVVDEQRYVRSAYLELEQQLSSDISLNSALRYDDYDDFGASTNLKVAAYWQSNNWLTYRAAFNTGFRAPSMQQLYFNNTSTQFLVNNDGQLIGQKVATFRNDSNLARSIGISKLTEESSKNLSLGAVASLSNGLTITFDYYHISIDDRIVLSSSLCSGENTVLDQALMVENVDKAQVFLNGIDSTTQGVDLIATWQYPIFQGVLDLTLAANFTDTKVSQLFTPKSSALNNLPVEQVFSQHDIAIIESWQPKNRINFNINYQQKNWLFNLTFNRFGQYSVLDGDKQTYSAKLLTDVRAEYHINESTKVYFGSNNLFDVYPDKNTIGNSRQGQIVDDAGNTIVDSDGVFEYSRRSAPFGYNGAYFYAGIALNF is encoded by the coding sequence ATGAATAATACTTTTTACCTTTTGGGCTTAGATAGAATAGCAATGCTATTTTCAGCATTTAACAAGCAATTGATATCGAGCATAATTGTACTGAGCTTTATGTCATTTTTTAGTAAAGCTGAGCAACTTATCTATTTCGATATAACTGAAAAAAATGCTAACCAAGCACTGATCAATTTTGCTCAGCAAAGCCAACAAACTCTCCTTTTCTCATTTGAACTCGCAACGATAGCCCAAAGTACCCCTATTAAAGGTTATTACAGCACTGACTTTGCATTAAGAAAGTTATTAAGAAACTCTGGACTGACTTTTAGCAAAAATAACGACGGGGTAATTGCCATTATTGCCGACGAATCCCCGGTTGAAAAACTCATCGCTGTAACGACAAATGACAACCGTAAACAAAACATCCCGCCAGCTCAAGTCAGCATAGAAAAAATAGCCATTGTTGGCAGCCGTACCGCTCGTCGATCCATTATCGATTTGCCAGTACCTGTTGATATACTCTCTTTTCAACAATTAAAACAATCAGGCCAGACGGATATTGGCAATATGCTACAAGCGGTTGCACCTTCTTTTAACTTTTCAAAATCAGCTATTAGTGATGGCAGCGATGTTTTACAACCAGCAACACTGCGAGGTTTAGGCCCAGATCAAACCTTAGTGTTAGTCAATGGCAAACGTCGACATCAAGCCAGTTTAATTCATATCAACAACTCTGTTGGACGTGGCACAGCAGGTACTGACTTGAATGCCATTCCGCTAGCCGCAATTAAGCGCATTGAAATATTGCGTGACGGCGCCGCAGCGCAATATGGCTCCGATGCCATCGCTGGCGTGATTAACTTAGTGCTAAAAGATGACACTGCTCAAGATTACGTTGAAATGTCCTACGGGCAGTACGGTCAAGGTGATGGTGCTAGCCAACAACTTGAGTTCAATAAAACCTTCAGCTTATTAGAACAAGGGTTTATTAATACTTCCTTAAGTATCAGTGACTTTCAAGCAACAAATCGCGCTGGTCAAGATGGCGCCTGTATTTATCAAGACTGTATTAGCATCGCACCTGAAAAATACTTTACTAGCAGCAATAATGAAATTACTGCCAATCGCCAAACATTTGAAATTGGTAATCCTAAATCACAACAGCAAGCGGTTGTGATCAATGCCGGTTACCCACTTGCTTTAGGTGAACTCTATGGCTTTGCTAGCTATTCTAAAAGAGATAATACTTCTGCTGCTTTTTTCCGTACCGCTAGAGATAACAGTACTAACCCGCAACTACAAGACGGGCAAGCAACAGTAAACAATGGTTACTTACCTAAAATTGCCACCAGTATCAAAGACATGTCAGTCAATTTAGGCTACGCCTTCGATCTCGATAATGGCACCGCTATTGATGCATCATATACCTATGGTAAGAACTCACTTAACTACTGGACAAAAAACTCTATTAACGCCTCGTATGCTAACTTTCTACGTTATCATGAGGCACAGGCTGCAGATGATATTCGTACAACAATTCCGCGTACAGCTCACGCTTATGATTTATCATTATCTTTACAAACTTTAAATTTAGATATTATGCAGGATCTTGACTGGGCAACCTTAGCTGTAGGGTTTGAGCTTAGACGTGATCATTATCAAGTTGAAGCCGGTGAAAAATACAGCTACTTTGATTACAACACTCTAGATAACCAAGCCCAGTATAACCATGACGCTATTGCTGGAATACAAGGATTTCCGGGTATTGCCCCTGATGCAGTCGTTGACGAACAACGTTATGTTCGCTCTGCATACCTAGAACTAGAGCAACAGCTTAGCTCTGATATATCGCTAAATAGTGCCTTGAGATATGATGACTATGATGATTTTGGTGCCTCGACAAACCTTAAAGTTGCGGCATACTGGCAGAGTAATAACTGGCTAACTTATCGAGCGGCCTTCAATACCGGTTTTCGAGCCCCGTCCATGCAACAACTTTACTTTAATAACACCAGTACCCAGTTTTTAGTAAACAACGATGGCCAACTGATCGGTCAAAAAGTCGCAACTTTCAGAAATGATAGTAACTTAGCTCGCAGCATAGGTATTTCAAAGTTAACAGAAGAAAGCTCAAAAAATTTGAGTTTGGGCGCTGTTGCAAGCTTGAGCAATGGCCTTACCATCACATTTGATTATTATCATATCAGCATTGACGACAGAATTGTCTTGAGCAGTAGTCTTTGCTCTGGAGAGAATACCGTATTAGACCAAGCATTAATGGTTGAAAATGTTGATAAAGCACAAGTGTTTTTAAATGGTATTGATAGCACAACACAAGGTGTAGACCTTATTGCCACTTGGCAATATCCAATTTTCCAAGGCGTACTTGACTTGACTTTAGCGGCGAATTTTACCGACACCAAAGTGAGTCAATTATTTACGCCAAAAAGCAGTGCTTTAAATAACTTACCGGTAGAGCAGGTATTTTCCCAACATGACATCGCCATTATCGAAAGTTGGCAGCCGAAAAACCGTATCAATTTTAACATTAATTATCAGCAAAAAAATTGGCTGTTTAATTTAACATTCAATCGTTTTGGACAATACAGCGTACTTGATGGCGATAAACAAACATACTCAGCCAAGCTGTTAACCGATGTACGGGCTGAGTACCATATTAATGAAAGTACCAAGGTCTACTTTGGCAGTAATAACCTATTTGATGTCTACCCTGATAAAAATACTATCGGCAACTCAAGGCAAGGCCAGATCGTTGATGACGCAGGTAATACCATTGTTGATAGTGATGGCGTATTTGAATATTCCCGCCGCTCGGCACCATTTGGCTATAACGGTGCCTATTTCTATGCCGGTATTGCGCTGAACTTTTAA
- a CDS encoding YSC84-related protein, with the protein MRQTITIKSIFYVLITLTLTACATMGDGNKVEQQQKILQMKDTVLTQLFANKPDTREQLSAAPGYAVFSNANINLIFIAAGTGYGVVKDNQKNTHTYMNMAEGGIGLGLGVKDYRIVMVFHSKDAMNHFVNSGWTFGGNADASAKAGNKGGSVEGEAYYGDVTVYTLTESGLALQATIKGTKFWRADALN; encoded by the coding sequence ATGCGTCAAACAATTACAATTAAGTCGATTTTCTATGTACTCATTACTTTGACACTAACCGCGTGTGCAACTATGGGCGACGGTAATAAAGTTGAGCAACAGCAAAAAATATTACAAATGAAGGATACGGTGTTAACACAACTGTTTGCTAATAAACCTGATACCCGTGAGCAATTAAGTGCCGCGCCTGGCTATGCGGTATTTTCAAATGCTAATATTAATTTAATTTTTATCGCTGCAGGCACTGGCTATGGTGTCGTTAAAGATAACCAGAAAAACACACATACCTATATGAATATGGCAGAAGGTGGTATTGGTCTAGGTCTCGGAGTGAAAGACTACCGTATTGTTATGGTTTTCCATAGCAAAGACGCCATGAATCATTTTGTTAATAGTGGCTGGACGTTTGGTGGTAATGCTGATGCATCGGCGAAGGCGGGTAACAAAGGCGGTTCAGTTGAAGGTGAAGCTTATTATGGTGATGTCACAGTTTATACTTTGACCGAAAGTGGCTTAGCATTGCAAGCAACCATTAAGGGCACTAAGTTCTGGCGTGCTGATGCCTTAAATTAA
- the prfB gene encoding peptide chain release factor 2 (programmed frameshift) — translation MLEVNPVLNKIKEIRERTNMLRGYLDYDQKSERLVEVVRELESADVWNDPERAQALGRERAALEAVVETIDEMDSGCEDIEGLVELAVEADDEETFNDAEDETQALEASLEKLEFRRMFSGEQDANNCYLDIQSGSGGTEAQDWAEMLMRMYLRWGEANGYKTEAIEVTDGDVAGIKGCTIKYTGEYAFGWLRTETGVHRLVRKSPFDSSGRRHTSFASAFIYPEIDDNIEIDINPADLRIDTFRASGAGGQHVNKTDSAIRITHLPTGAVVACQADRSQHKNRATAMKLLKAKLYEMEMQKQNEGKQELEDGKSDIGWGSQIRSYVLDDSRIKDLRTGIENRNTQAVLDGDLNKFLEASLKSGL, via the exons ATGTTAGAAGTTAATCCAGTACTTAATAAAATTAAAGAAATTCGCGAACGCACCAATATGCTTCGGGGGTACCTT GACTACGACCAAAAGTCAGAACGTTTGGTTGAAGTTGTTCGTGAATTAGAGTCTGCTGATGTTTGGAATGACCCTGAGCGTGCACAAGCCCTAGGCCGTGAACGAGCCGCATTAGAAGCTGTGGTTGAAACCATTGATGAAATGGATTCCGGCTGTGAAGACATTGAAGGCTTAGTTGAGCTGGCGGTTGAAGCTGACGATGAAGAAACTTTTAATGATGCTGAAGATGAAACACAAGCATTAGAAGCTAGTCTTGAAAAATTAGAATTCCGTCGAATGTTTTCCGGTGAACAAGATGCTAATAACTGTTATTTAGATATCCAATCTGGCTCGGGCGGCACTGAAGCACAAGATTGGGCCGAAATGTTGATGCGGATGTATTTACGTTGGGGGGAAGCTAATGGCTATAAAACAGAAGCCATTGAAGTTACCGATGGCGATGTTGCGGGTATTAAAGGTTGTACCATTAAATACACCGGTGAGTATGCCTTTGGTTGGTTACGTACCGAAACCGGCGTGCATCGTTTAGTACGAAAATCACCGTTCGACTCAAGTGGTCGTCGTCATACCTCATTTGCTTCGGCATTTATTTATCCTGAAATAGACGATAATATTGAAATTGATATTAATCCCGCTGATTTACGTATAGATACTTTCCGCGCCTCTGGTGCTGGGGGGCAGCATGTTAATAAAACTGATTCAGCTATCCGTATTACCCATTTACCAACCGGCGCTGTTGTCGCATGTCAGGCCGATCGTTCACAGCATAAAAACCGCGCAACCGCGATGAAGTTGCTAAAGGCGAAGTTATATGAAATGGAAATGCAAAAGCAGAATGAAGGTAAGCAAGAATTAGAAGACGGAAAATCTGATATTGGTTGGGGTAGTCAAATTCGTTCTTACGTATTAGATGACAGCCGAATTAAAGATTTACGCACCGGCATAGAAAACCGCAATACTCAAGCGGTGTTAGACGGCGACTTAAACAAATTTTTAGAAGCTAGTTTGAAGTCTGGCTTATAA
- the srmB gene encoding ATP-dependent RNA helicase SrmB, whose translation MFEQFDLDSALLGGVENAGFKKPTSIQELVLPVAMTGKDVLASAPTGTGKTAAFILPAAQHLLDYPRKNPGFPRVLILSPTRELAIQTHEQCEKLTALTKIKSAVITGGVNYGSHKEVLTGNTDILVATPGRLMEYIETEQFDSREIEILILDEADRMLTMGFAETISRIVAEARWRKQTMLFSATLEGSAVVRFSRELLNEPVFLEANPSRKEKAKIHQWMHLADDKDHKYALLLNLLQQEDVERALVFANKRETVQYLSGKLYADNMPCVWLEGKMQQDKRNTSVERLRNGTVSVLVATDIAERGLDIDDITHVINFDLPRTADIYLHRIGRTGRAGNKGTAISLVEAHDMTVIGKIERYIKERLPRRVIETLRPKYKEARVAMKKAKVKRTVAQKKAKAKKQAKRNK comes from the coding sequence ATGTTTGAACAGTTTGACCTAGATTCCGCGTTATTAGGCGGCGTTGAAAATGCAGGCTTTAAAAAGCCAACGTCTATCCAAGAATTAGTACTTCCTGTGGCTATGACAGGCAAAGACGTATTAGCTTCAGCCCCAACAGGAACGGGAAAAACAGCGGCATTTATTTTACCTGCTGCTCAGCATTTATTAGATTACCCTCGCAAAAATCCTGGTTTTCCGCGCGTGCTGATTTTATCGCCAACACGTGAACTTGCCATACAAACGCATGAGCAATGCGAAAAGTTAACCGCCTTAACCAAGATTAAATCAGCGGTCATTACTGGTGGTGTTAATTACGGTAGTCATAAAGAAGTGCTCACAGGTAATACCGATATTTTGGTTGCTACTCCAGGTAGATTGATGGAGTACATTGAAACGGAACAATTTGATAGTCGCGAAATTGAAATTTTAATTTTAGATGAAGCTGACCGTATGTTAACCATGGGTTTTGCAGAAACGATTAGTCGCATTGTTGCTGAAGCACGTTGGCGTAAACAAACCATGCTATTTTCTGCAACACTGGAAGGTTCTGCCGTGGTACGTTTTTCGCGTGAACTTCTCAATGAGCCGGTATTTTTAGAAGCGAACCCTTCTCGTAAAGAAAAAGCAAAAATTCATCAATGGATGCATTTAGCAGACGACAAAGATCATAAATACGCTTTATTACTCAACTTATTGCAACAAGAAGACGTAGAGCGTGCGCTTGTTTTTGCCAATAAACGTGAAACTGTACAATACCTATCAGGCAAACTTTATGCTGACAACATGCCTTGTGTTTGGCTTGAAGGTAAAATGCAACAAGACAAACGCAACACCTCTGTCGAACGTTTACGTAATGGCACGGTGAGTGTTTTGGTCGCCACTGATATTGCTGAACGTGGTCTGGATATTGATGATATAACGCATGTTATAAACTTTGATTTGCCGCGCACTGCCGATATTTATTTACATCGCATTGGTCGTACTGGTCGAGCTGGTAATAAAGGCACCGCTATCTCATTGGTTGAAGCACATGACATGACAGTGATAGGTAAAATTGAGCGTTATATTAAAGAGCGCTTACCTCGCCGAGTAATTGAGACACTGAGACCAAAATATAAAGAAGCACGTGTGGCAATGAAAAAGGCGAAAGTCAAAAGAACCGTTGCACAAAAGAAAGCTAAAGCGAAAAAACAAGCAAAGCGTAATAAGTAA
- the fldB gene encoding flavodoxin FldB: MNIALFYGSTTCYTEIAAEKIQAELGSDIVSLFNIKDTPLAEMADHEVLILGISTWDYGEIQEDWESHWPEIADIDLEGKIVALYGMGDQIGYTDWFQDALGMLHEQVLAQGGYVIGYWPNEGYDFATSKALTADEQHFVGLALDEDNQYDASEERIKRWCEQITTEIADILSD; this comes from the coding sequence ATGAACATCGCATTATTTTATGGCTCAACCACTTGTTATACCGAAATAGCGGCAGAAAAGATTCAAGCAGAGCTTGGTAGCGATATCGTCAGTTTATTTAATATAAAAGACACTCCACTGGCAGAAATGGCTGACCACGAGGTTTTAATCTTAGGCATTTCTACTTGGGACTACGGTGAAATTCAAGAAGATTGGGAGTCACACTGGCCAGAAATAGCTGACATTGATCTTGAAGGTAAAATTGTCGCACTTTATGGTATGGGCGATCAAATTGGTTATACCGACTGGTTTCAAGATGCGCTCGGTATGCTGCATGAGCAAGTCCTTGCACAAGGAGGTTATGTCATAGGTTATTGGCCGAATGAAGGCTATGACTTTGCCACCTCAAAAGCATTAACAGCAGATGAGCAACATTTTGTTGGCTTAGCGCTTGATGAAGACAACCAATATGATGCTAGTGAAGAGCGTATTAAACGTTGGTGTGAACAAATAACCACTGAAATTGCCGATATTCTGTCGGATTAG
- the recJ gene encoding single-stranded-DNA-specific exonuclease RecJ: MQKEIIRREHISDEHLPSSLHPIVRQIYARRGVTCKEQLELTASHLCPVETLKGLPEACELLYQALKGQKNITVIGDFDADGATSTALMMEALQMLGSSNHHFLVPNRFKYGYGLTPEIVDIAVSQGAEVLVTVDNGISCMAGVKRAKALGLQVLVTDHHLPGATTPPADAIVNPNQVGCNFASKSLAGVGVAFYFMLALRKYLREQQWFEQQNIKEPNIAQLLDLVALGTVADVVSLDANNRILVEQGLKRIRAGATRPGIQALIEIAGKNQQKLVASDFGFALGPRINAAGRLDDMAFGINCLLAKDLSTARVMAADLDDLNKARREIEQGMQIEAEQVLASLQFSEENLPHGISLFHADWHQGVIGIVAGRLKEKYHRPSIVFAKGSDKNVADTNNNSDEIKGSARSIPGLHIRDLLEYIDSQHPGIIAKFGGHAMAAGLSIAREQFESFSMLFEQYAQQWLSQEALTGVLASDGELLTRDMTLTFAQVLRDAGPWGQNFPEPLFDDVFTLVQQRIVGEKHLKLVVEKDQQIFDAIAFNVDIKRWPDHQAKQVKLAYRLDINEFRGKQSVQLMVEQLE, encoded by the coding sequence ATGCAAAAAGAAATTATTCGTCGAGAACACATTAGTGATGAACATTTACCCAGTTCGCTTCATCCTATTGTCCGACAAATATATGCCCGTCGTGGCGTTACTTGTAAAGAACAGCTTGAGTTAACGGCCTCACATTTATGTCCCGTTGAAACATTAAAAGGCTTACCTGAAGCGTGTGAACTTTTATATCAGGCACTAAAAGGGCAAAAAAATATTACCGTGATTGGTGATTTTGATGCTGATGGTGCAACCAGTACGGCACTCATGATGGAAGCATTACAAATGCTTGGCTCAAGCAATCACCACTTTTTAGTACCTAATCGCTTCAAGTATGGTTACGGTTTAACTCCTGAAATTGTTGATATTGCTGTATCACAAGGTGCAGAGGTTTTAGTCACTGTTGATAATGGCATTAGTTGTATGGCAGGGGTTAAAAGGGCGAAAGCGTTAGGATTACAAGTGCTGGTTACCGATCATCACTTGCCCGGTGCCACAACGCCGCCTGCGGATGCAATTGTTAACCCTAATCAAGTGGGGTGTAACTTTGCCAGTAAATCGTTAGCTGGGGTCGGGGTCGCTTTCTATTTTATGTTGGCATTAAGAAAGTATTTACGTGAACAGCAATGGTTTGAGCAGCAAAATATTAAAGAGCCAAATATTGCGCAATTACTCGATTTAGTCGCCTTAGGGACGGTTGCGGATGTGGTGTCACTAGATGCTAATAATCGTATTTTAGTCGAACAGGGTTTAAAACGTATTCGTGCGGGTGCAACACGGCCAGGTATTCAAGCCTTAATTGAAATAGCCGGTAAGAATCAACAAAAATTAGTAGCGAGTGATTTTGGTTTTGCATTAGGGCCAAGGATTAATGCAGCAGGGCGCTTGGATGACATGGCTTTTGGTATCAATTGTTTATTAGCGAAAGATTTGTCAACGGCAAGGGTGATGGCGGCAGATTTGGATGACTTAAATAAAGCGCGTCGTGAAATAGAGCAAGGCATGCAAATCGAAGCTGAGCAAGTACTCGCGAGTTTACAGTTTAGTGAAGAAAATTTACCACACGGTATTAGTTTATTTCATGCTGATTGGCATCAAGGTGTTATTGGCATTGTCGCCGGACGGTTGAAAGAAAAGTATCATCGACCGAGCATTGTTTTTGCTAAAGGCAGCGATAAAAACGTTGCTGATACAAATAACAATAGCGATGAAATTAAAGGCTCTGCACGTTCTATTCCTGGTTTACATATTCGTGATTTATTAGAATATATCGATAGCCAACATCCGGGGATTATTGCAAAGTTTGGTGGTCACGCTATGGCCGCAGGCTTATCAATAGCTAGAGAGCAATTTGAAAGCTTTTCGATGCTATTTGAGCAATATGCTCAGCAATGGTTAAGCCAAGAAGCTTTAACTGGAGTTCTAGCTTCAGATGGTGAATTACTGACTCGAGATATGACATTGACCTTCGCTCAGGTATTACGAGATGCTGGCCCATGGGGACAAAACTTCCCTGAACCATTATTTGATGATGTCTTTACGTTAGTACAGCAACGTATTGTTGGAGAAAAACATTTGAAATTAGTGGTAGAAAAAGATCAGCAAATATTTGATGCCATTGCCTTTAATGTTGACATTAAACGTTGGCCTGATCATCAAGCGAAGCAAGTTAAGCTTGCTTATCGTCTTGATATCAATGAGTTTCGTGGTAAGCAGTCGGTGCAATTAATGGTCGAACAATTAGAATAG
- the dsbC gene encoding bifunctional protein-disulfide isomerase/oxidoreductase DsbC gives MSKKFLLAAALGLLSLANNVNAYVEPTTSVANSVMLATAQPVAFDAVKAKLTNTLGLDVASIKPSPMAGLVEVVTDQGLFYASADGEFLLQGKMYGLGNNVTNLTEASLALIRIEGMAKFSDAMIVFPAKDEKYVVTVFTDITCGYCRKMHEQIEDYNDKGITVRYLAYPRAGVKDRTGNYSQGFKDLRSIWCHEDPQQALTKAKTGADVAARICDKPIEEEFNFGRQVGVTGTPAIMLANGMMVPGYQEPSKLFMLLETTL, from the coding sequence ATGTCTAAGAAGTTTTTATTGGCTGCAGCGCTTGGCCTGTTAAGTTTGGCCAACAATGTCAACGCGTATGTTGAGCCAACAACCTCAGTTGCAAACAGTGTTATGTTAGCTACAGCACAACCTGTAGCTTTTGATGCAGTAAAAGCAAAACTAACTAATACCTTAGGGCTTGATGTTGCTAGCATTAAACCATCTCCTATGGCTGGATTGGTTGAAGTAGTTACTGATCAGGGCTTATTTTATGCTAGTGCTGATGGTGAATTTTTATTGCAAGGGAAAATGTATGGTCTAGGTAATAATGTGACTAATTTGACCGAAGCAAGCTTAGCATTAATACGTATTGAGGGGATGGCGAAATTCTCCGATGCCATGATTGTTTTCCCAGCAAAAGATGAAAAGTATGTGGTTACTGTTTTTACTGATATTACCTGCGGTTATTGTCGTAAAATGCACGAACAAATTGAAGATTATAACGATAAAGGTATTACTGTGCGTTACTTAGCGTATCCACGTGCAGGAGTAAAAGACCGTACGGGTAATTATTCTCAAGGCTTTAAAGATTTACGCTCAATTTGGTGTCATGAAGACCCTCAACAAGCCCTAACCAAAGCAAAAACTGGCGCTGATGTTGCCGCCCGTATTTGTGATAAACCCATTGAAGAAGAGTTTAATTTTGGTCGTCAAGTGGGAGTTACCGGAACGCCAGCGATTATGTTAGCCAACGGCATGATGGTACCTGGTTATCAAGAGCCAAGTAAATTATTTATGTTATTGGAAACTACTTTATAA
- a CDS encoding FecR family protein, which translates to MITETLNDKKSVQEQANLWITRLDKGLSRAEKQQLIAWINQDESHYAALNKISFLWSDLATRHELSGLFSHKAETKSQNDYFMKGLLAAGLACVALLTANLFSDVNKIWPSSQHHVNPALAYQKYSSQYGEQKQLTLDDGSIVELNTNTVIEVAYSKLQRKITLIRGEAKFDVAKDKNRPFTVVSGHNSFTALGTIFNVQRDNISSAELLVKEGRVLIAEANAPVDKLLNAINTPIEQNSPHLNPALRSPSNNNIISAGEKVAIANDIASEKQSLSAQEVKQELAWQQGILIFDGEPLKQVLKEVQRYNTIKFMPIDNDLAKLRVSGYFKTNDLNALLQSLHYNFAIDAKKITTNTYALSSSSNTNQ; encoded by the coding sequence ATGATAACCGAGACGTTAAACGATAAAAAATCGGTCCAAGAGCAAGCTAACCTCTGGATAACACGCCTTGATAAGGGATTATCTCGAGCCGAAAAACAGCAATTAATTGCATGGATCAATCAAGATGAATCTCATTATGCTGCTTTAAATAAAATTTCTTTCTTATGGAGTGATCTTGCTACTAGACACGAACTCAGTGGTTTATTTTCACATAAGGCAGAAACCAAGTCACAAAATGATTATTTCATGAAGGGATTATTAGCTGCAGGTTTGGCGTGCGTTGCATTATTAACAGCAAACCTTTTTAGCGACGTTAATAAAATATGGCCAAGCTCACAGCACCATGTCAACCCAGCGCTCGCATATCAAAAATATAGCAGCCAATATGGCGAACAAAAACAACTTACTTTAGACGATGGCAGTATTGTCGAACTCAATACCAATACCGTCATAGAAGTCGCTTATAGTAAACTTCAACGTAAAATAACCTTGATACGTGGGGAAGCTAAGTTTGATGTAGCAAAAGATAAAAACCGCCCTTTTACTGTAGTTTCTGGCCATAATTCTTTTACCGCGCTTGGCACCATTTTTAACGTTCAGCGTGATAATATTAGCTCAGCTGAATTACTGGTAAAAGAAGGTAGGGTATTAATTGCTGAAGCTAATGCCCCTGTTGATAAGTTACTGAACGCAATAAATACTCCAATTGAGCAGAATTCTCCTCACCTAAACCCTGCTCTTCGAAGCCCAAGCAATAACAACATTATTTCTGCTGGTGAAAAAGTCGCGATTGCTAATGATATTGCTTCTGAAAAACAGTCATTATCAGCGCAAGAAGTTAAACAAGAATTAGCCTGGCAGCAAGGCATATTGATTTTTGATGGCGAGCCACTCAAACAAGTATTAAAAGAAGTTCAGCGCTATAACACCATTAAATTTATGCCAATAGATAATGACCTAGCAAAGTTGCGAGTTTCTGGTTACTTTAAAACTAATGACCTTAACGCGCTATTACAGTCTCTTCATTACAACTTTGCAATCGATGCTAAAAAAATAACAACAAATACCTATGCACTTTCTAGTAGCTCAAATACAAATCAATAA